AGAGCGAGGGAAACGGTTAAGGTTCGACCGATTTCGGGGGCGACCGCCTGCTTCTCGTGAGCCTCCTCCATAATCGCATCAGCCCTAAGAGCAAAGCGGCAAGGCCGTTAGGTCCGTAAGGAGTATACGCTTGCAGGCGAACGACAAGACCGTCGCGAATGACAATAACGAATATTTGGGTCAACCGCACGGATCTGCCACCGGGCAGCATATGAGCCGTTGCTGTTTCGATCGCGATACTGTGTCCGTCTTCCGCCGCAAAAAAGTTGACAATCCTGAAGTTCAAGCGCTCCAGGGTTGCGAATGCCCACGCTAATCCTTCTGCAATCGCTGGCTTGCCAACCATATGCGGGTTAGGATAATGCGGATCGATCAGCACAGCATCATCGGCAAAGTAGCTCAATACAGCAGCGAGATCCTTCGACTCGATTGCAGCGAAGCAGCTTGCAACAAGATCGTATGCTGATGCGGCCATACATACCTCGTGTTTCGTCGTGAGCAGTATAGCCTCGATGCCTCATACGTACAGCATGCTCATCTGGTCTGGCGCGACCATCCTCAGTGTACATGACGGGGAAAGGTTACTATAAATGTGGCGCCGCTGCCGGGCTCGCTCTCTACGTAGATCGCGCCGTGGAGCGCCGTCACAAGCTGCTGTACCACATACAGGCCCAGCCCAAGGCCTCCATAATCATTATTTGGGACCGCCCGCTCAAATCGCTCAAAGATCCGCTGGTGATCTGCCACGGCGATCCCGATCCCGTAATCCCGCACGATCAAGCACACTGACGTGGCATCGCCCGTTACACGCAGCTCGATGGGCTGTCCACGCCCGTACTTAACCGCATTGGATAGGAGGTTGGTGATGATGCGATCGATGCCCGACTGGTCCGCCTCGATCATCTGTGAAGGAGCAA
The DNA window shown above is from Herpetosiphonaceae bacterium and carries:
- a CDS encoding nuclear transport factor 2 family protein, with translation MAASAYDLVASCFAAIESKDLAAVLSYFADDAVLIDPHYPNPHMVGKPAIAEGLAWAFATLERLNFRIVNFFAAEDGHSIAIETATAHMLPGGRSVRLTQIFVIVIRDGLVVRLQAYTPYGPNGLAALLLGLMRLWRRLTRSRRSPPKSVEP